A genomic window from Tautonia rosea includes:
- a CDS encoding metallophosphoesterase family protein, protein MKLAWATDIHLNFVSEEETARFCETVARTGADRLLITGDIAESLDLGPFLGFMADRLGRPIDFVLGNHDFYGGRISEVRAAMAETTRTIPTLNWLPESGVINLGSGVALIGHDGWGDGRLGNFAGSTIRLNDYRLIGELAGLDQARLGQTLGLLGDEAAAHIRRTLPKALKQYEMILVATHVPPFREACVFKGRIANDEWIPHFSCAAVGKVLAEIMADHPDQRVLVLCGHVHSSGMATIRPNLVVLTGSAEYRRPDVFRVFNVPDDLNFVFREAGDPPSG, encoded by the coding sequence ATGAAACTGGCCTGGGCGACGGACATCCACCTGAATTTCGTGTCTGAGGAGGAGACCGCTCGGTTTTGCGAGACCGTCGCGCGGACCGGAGCCGATCGACTTCTGATTACCGGAGACATCGCCGAGTCGCTCGATCTCGGGCCGTTCCTCGGGTTCATGGCCGACCGGCTTGGCAGGCCGATTGACTTCGTGCTCGGGAACCACGACTTCTACGGAGGGCGCATTTCGGAGGTCCGGGCGGCGATGGCCGAAACAACACGGACGATCCCAACCCTGAACTGGCTGCCGGAATCGGGGGTGATCAACCTCGGATCTGGCGTGGCGCTGATCGGTCACGATGGCTGGGGAGACGGTCGACTGGGAAACTTCGCCGGCTCGACCATCCGCTTGAACGATTATCGGCTCATTGGAGAGCTGGCCGGGCTCGATCAGGCAAGGCTCGGGCAAACCCTCGGTCTCCTGGGAGATGAGGCAGCCGCCCACATCCGACGCACCTTGCCCAAAGCCCTCAAACAGTACGAGATGATCCTGGTTGCCACACACGTTCCACCGTTCCGGGAGGCATGTGTCTTCAAGGGAAGGATCGCCAACGACGAATGGATACCGCACTTTAGCTGTGCGGCCGTTGGGAAGGTCCTGGCAGAGATCATGGCTGATCATCCCGATCAGCGCGTGCTGGTTCTCTGTGGGCATGTGCATTCGAGCGGGATGGCCACGATCCGCCCCAATCTGGTCGTGCTCACCGGATCGGCCGAATATCGGCGCCCGGACGTCTTTCGCGTGTTCAACGTGCCCGACGACCTGAACTTCGTGTTCCGGGAAGCAGGAGACCCGCCTTCCGGTTGA
- a CDS encoding extracellular solute-binding protein → MHIRTTTRTLREALLLAAFAGLCGCGGLTPEGDSDRVVIYAALDEEFSKPILEEYEAETGVRVDAKYDVESTKTVGLTNAIIAEADRPRADLFWNNEILNTLRLHRLGLLESFAPEHADAIPDQYKADDGTWYGFAARARVLIVNTDLVPESDRPTSILDLADPRWKGKAAIAKPLFGTTASHAACLFEAWGDEKAKQYFRDLKANEVAIPSGNKQVAQDVASGRFAFGLTDTDDAMVMIERLGAPVAIVYPDQDEGGLGTLFIPNTLARIKGSPHAPAADELASAIISPKVEAALAAGPSAQIPLLETTDASARVETPRSIKAMTVDFEAAAARWDEVAQFIREEFATD, encoded by the coding sequence ATGCACATCAGGACGACGACCCGGACCCTCCGCGAGGCGCTCTTGCTCGCGGCATTCGCGGGGCTTTGCGGTTGCGGCGGATTGACACCCGAGGGAGATTCTGACCGGGTGGTGATCTACGCCGCGCTCGACGAGGAATTCTCGAAGCCGATCCTCGAGGAATACGAGGCGGAGACGGGGGTCCGGGTCGATGCGAAATACGACGTCGAGAGCACGAAGACGGTCGGCCTCACCAACGCGATCATCGCCGAGGCCGACCGCCCCCGGGCCGACCTGTTCTGGAACAACGAGATCCTCAACACGCTCCGGCTCCATCGCCTCGGCCTGCTCGAATCGTTCGCCCCGGAGCACGCCGACGCCATCCCCGACCAGTACAAGGCCGACGACGGGACCTGGTACGGGTTTGCCGCGCGGGCCCGGGTCCTGATCGTGAACACGGACCTCGTGCCCGAATCGGATCGGCCGACCAGCATTCTTGACCTTGCCGATCCGAGGTGGAAGGGGAAGGCTGCCATCGCCAAGCCGCTCTTCGGCACCACCGCCTCGCACGCCGCCTGCCTGTTCGAGGCCTGGGGCGATGAGAAGGCGAAGCAGTATTTCCGCGACTTGAAGGCCAATGAGGTGGCGATCCCTTCCGGGAACAAGCAGGTGGCGCAGGATGTCGCCTCCGGCCGGTTTGCCTTCGGCCTGACCGACACGGACGACGCGATGGTGATGATCGAGCGACTTGGGGCCCCGGTCGCGATCGTCTACCCGGATCAGGACGAGGGCGGGCTCGGGACGCTCTTCATCCCGAACACGCTGGCGAGGATCAAGGGGTCGCCCCACGCCCCGGCCGCGGACGAGCTGGCGAGCGCGATCATCAGCCCGAAGGTCGAGGCCGCGCTCGCCGCGGGGCCGAGCGCCCAGATCCCGCTCCTCGAAACTACCGACGCCTCGGCCCGCGTCGAGACACCGAGGAGCATCAAGGCCATGACCGTCGACTTTGAGGCGGCGGCTGCTCGCTGGGATGAGGTGGCCCAATTCATCCGAGAGGAATTCGCCACCGATTAG
- a CDS encoding twin-arginine translocation signal domain-containing protein: MISPNPSRRSFLKVAGAAGLSAAAGSVALGRDDQSSKERPVVGTGSHQYECIHGWGEVPDHINWFETHGVAVDRDGLIYITHRAGGDRASSPEMAQDTIVVFDPDGKFVRSFGKEYHGGGHGIDIREEDGQEYLYLAFMFPINLVVKTDLKGEVVWVKEKPEEPGVYADPEARFSPTNVAFAPDGGFYVGDGYGSNYIHQYDKKGEWVRTWGGTGEEAGKMRTPHGLWFDDRPGREPELVVADRANARLQYFSPEGEFQSILDEVSFPAHFDIQGDLLLVPDLHARVSLFDRENNVISHLGYDPDWTAEVLDGFTVRTEPNRWRPGRFVHPHDACFDAEGNIFVAEWVRTGRVSKLRRLS, translated from the coding sequence ATGATCAGCCCGAATCCGTCCCGCCGATCATTTCTCAAAGTTGCAGGAGCCGCCGGTCTTTCCGCCGCGGCCGGAAGCGTCGCCCTTGGTCGGGACGACCAGTCGAGCAAGGAACGTCCCGTGGTCGGGACGGGGTCGCATCAATACGAGTGCATCCACGGCTGGGGAGAGGTTCCCGATCATATCAATTGGTTTGAAACCCATGGGGTTGCGGTGGATCGAGATGGCTTGATCTACATCACCCATCGGGCGGGAGGGGATCGGGCGTCTTCTCCCGAAATGGCGCAGGATACGATTGTCGTCTTCGATCCGGACGGAAAATTTGTCCGGTCGTTCGGGAAGGAATACCACGGCGGAGGCCATGGCATCGACATTCGTGAGGAAGACGGCCAGGAATACCTTTACCTTGCCTTTATGTTCCCGATCAACCTCGTCGTGAAGACGGACTTGAAGGGAGAGGTGGTCTGGGTCAAGGAAAAGCCCGAGGAGCCGGGTGTCTATGCCGATCCCGAGGCCCGGTTCAGCCCGACGAACGTGGCGTTCGCGCCGGACGGTGGCTTCTACGTCGGTGATGGCTATGGATCGAATTACATTCATCAATACGACAAGAAGGGTGAGTGGGTTCGGACGTGGGGCGGCACCGGTGAGGAAGCGGGAAAGATGCGCACCCCTCACGGCCTCTGGTTCGACGACCGTCCGGGGCGAGAGCCGGAATTGGTTGTGGCCGACCGTGCCAATGCGCGGCTCCAGTATTTCTCTCCCGAGGGGGAATTCCAGTCGATCCTCGATGAGGTCAGCTTCCCGGCTCACTTTGACATTCAAGGGGATTTGTTGCTGGTGCCCGATCTGCATGCTCGGGTCAGCCTGTTCGATCGTGAGAACAACGTAATCAGCCACCTGGGATACGACCCTGACTGGACCGCCGAGGTGCTCGACGGCTTTACGGTCCGCACCGAGCCAAATCGCTGGCGCCCGGGCCGCTTCGTCCACCCGCATGACGCCTGCTTCGACGCCGAGGGGAACATTTTCGTCGCGGAATGGGTCCGCACCGGGCGGGTTTCCAAGCTGCGTCGACTCTCCTGA
- a CDS encoding DUF1501 domain-containing protein, which yields MLTIFGRKSGGYCDGVSRRGFLKIGGLAFGSSLITLPEILRAEEAGRLAGKPSKRHKAVINIFLAGGPPHQDMWDLKPEAPEEIRGEFKPIETNVPGIFVGESFPKLAGMMDRAALIRSVVGATGRHDLYQCNAGYKFDDQQAIGGWPSIGSFVSKMHGPVDPAVPPFVGLAETTRHVPWSDAGEAGFLGPAYAPFKPDGSALQNMTLNGITSERLADRRSLLRSFDQLRRDVDATGALEGVDSATSLAFDVLSSSKLVDALDLTKEDPRVRDKYGDGKPYKYQYDGAPTCNDQLLMARRLVEAGVRCVTLSYGRWDSHGANFDLVRDHGAKLDQCLSALVEDLEVRGMLDDTVVIAWGEFGRTPKINAQAGRDHWPQVGAAWIAGGGLKTGQVIGATNRLGEQAVERPVHFKEVLATLYHCLGIDVDRDTVIDPAGRPQYPVDMPAIRELI from the coding sequence ATGCTGACGATCTTCGGGCGGAAATCGGGCGGCTACTGTGACGGAGTCAGCCGTCGAGGATTCCTGAAAATTGGAGGGCTGGCCTTTGGGTCGAGCCTCATCACCTTGCCGGAGATTCTCCGTGCCGAGGAAGCCGGGCGGTTGGCGGGCAAGCCGTCGAAGCGACACAAGGCGGTCATCAATATCTTCCTGGCGGGTGGTCCTCCGCACCAGGACATGTGGGATCTGAAGCCCGAGGCTCCCGAAGAGATCCGAGGTGAATTCAAGCCGATTGAAACCAATGTTCCCGGCATTTTCGTCGGCGAGTCATTCCCGAAGCTCGCGGGAATGATGGATCGAGCGGCTCTGATCCGGTCGGTCGTCGGTGCGACCGGGCGTCATGACCTGTACCAGTGCAATGCCGGCTATAAATTCGATGACCAGCAGGCCATTGGCGGCTGGCCGAGCATCGGCTCCTTTGTCAGCAAGATGCACGGTCCGGTCGATCCGGCAGTGCCCCCGTTCGTCGGTCTGGCCGAAACGACTCGGCACGTCCCCTGGAGTGACGCCGGTGAGGCTGGGTTCCTCGGACCGGCCTACGCTCCGTTCAAGCCCGACGGCTCGGCCTTGCAAAACATGACGCTCAACGGCATCACCTCCGAGCGGCTGGCCGATCGTCGCAGCCTGCTCCGCAGTTTCGATCAACTGCGTCGCGATGTCGATGCGACCGGTGCGCTCGAAGGGGTTGATTCGGCGACCTCGCTCGCCTTCGACGTGCTAAGCTCCAGCAAGCTGGTCGATGCACTCGACCTGACTAAAGAAGACCCCCGCGTCCGGGACAAGTACGGCGACGGCAAGCCGTACAAGTATCAGTACGATGGCGCGCCGACCTGCAACGACCAGTTGCTGATGGCTCGTCGCCTCGTTGAGGCGGGGGTGCGCTGCGTGACCCTCAGCTACGGCCGATGGGACAGCCACGGGGCAAACTTCGACCTTGTTCGAGACCACGGCGCGAAGCTCGACCAGTGCCTCTCGGCGCTGGTCGAGGATCTGGAAGTGCGCGGGATGCTCGACGACACGGTGGTCATTGCCTGGGGCGAATTCGGCCGCACGCCGAAGATCAATGCGCAGGCTGGCCGGGACCACTGGCCGCAGGTCGGAGCTGCCTGGATCGCGGGCGGTGGGCTGAAGACCGGGCAGGTCATCGGTGCGACCAACCGGCTGGGTGAGCAGGCGGTCGAACGGCCTGTCCACTTCAAGGAAGTGCTCGCAACGCTGTACCACTGCCTTGGTATCGACGTGGATCGCGATACGGTGATCGACCCAGCGGGTCGGCCTCAGTATCCTGTCGATATGCCTGCCATCCGAGAGCTGATTTGA
- a CDS encoding DUF1990 family protein, translating to MFRLTQAQPDGQGLVFASQGYGPLLQREYVAVIEGSDCSPEEVADRVRTDFVTFAPRETARFKCRSHEEGEPLKVGDVLDITLSLVGACRVKVVHVDDRSLTLRTMEGHPEVGRITFVADRDDQGRQRFGIMSRTRANGLTNFAGFLLMGKQMQARCWINFIGNLAEACNGRVLGAVKVRTRAVEETPADRPGGPDEPTCSTRVEGH from the coding sequence GTGTTTCGCCTGACTCAGGCTCAACCTGATGGGCAGGGCCTGGTGTTCGCCTCGCAAGGCTACGGTCCCTTGCTGCAGCGCGAATACGTTGCCGTGATCGAGGGATCAGACTGCTCGCCCGAGGAGGTCGCCGATCGGGTCCGGACCGACTTTGTGACGTTTGCACCGAGGGAGACGGCCCGTTTCAAGTGCCGATCGCACGAGGAAGGCGAACCTTTGAAGGTGGGCGATGTGCTCGACATCACGCTTTCCCTTGTGGGCGCGTGCCGCGTCAAGGTCGTCCACGTCGACGATCGCAGCCTCACGTTACGGACAATGGAAGGTCATCCCGAAGTGGGCAGGATCACGTTCGTCGCTGATCGAGACGATCAGGGGCGGCAGCGATTCGGCATTATGAGCCGAACCCGGGCAAACGGCCTCACAAACTTTGCCGGGTTCTTGCTGATGGGCAAGCAGATGCAGGCACGTTGCTGGATCAATTTCATCGGCAATCTGGCCGAGGCATGCAACGGGCGAGTGCTTGGTGCTGTCAAGGTCCGCACGAGAGCCGTGGAGGAGACTCCCGCCGATCGCCCTGGTGGTCCGGATGAGCCGACCTGTTCCACCAGGGTCGAGGGTCATTAA
- a CDS encoding DUF1990 family protein, with the protein MAQPHAPWPWRFGRGWSESELRTMLSELAHRPVNFDSPPEQMTVDHGWTVDGSHDSLGFEPEGPPLPRSLYARAREGLLHYDFSDPSIVEGHFDPEVNPLGRDMLLELKVLGFRFLGGCRVTHLREETDEGITAFGFRYDTLAGHIERGFEWFLLTKDHQTGEVHFRIEAHWKLGDFPNWWSRLGFRILGERYRHRWRLRAPDRLRTLAKYSGSPSHFEAGMLAHRGNLAPRRSSD; encoded by the coding sequence ATGGCGCAGCCGCACGCGCCCTGGCCCTGGCGATTCGGCCGGGGCTGGTCGGAGTCTGAGTTGCGAACAATGCTCAGCGAACTGGCTCACCGACCAGTGAATTTCGACAGTCCGCCTGAGCAGATGACTGTCGATCATGGGTGGACAGTCGACGGCTCACACGACAGCCTAGGTTTCGAACCCGAAGGCCCCCCCCTGCCCAGGAGCCTGTATGCTCGTGCTCGGGAGGGACTACTCCATTATGATTTCTCGGACCCGTCGATCGTGGAAGGGCACTTTGACCCGGAGGTCAACCCGTTGGGTCGAGATATGTTGCTGGAACTGAAAGTCCTTGGTTTCCGGTTTCTCGGAGGCTGCCGGGTCACTCATCTTCGAGAGGAAACTGATGAGGGAATCACTGCCTTCGGGTTTCGCTACGACACCCTGGCCGGACACATCGAGCGTGGCTTTGAGTGGTTTTTGCTTACCAAGGATCATCAGACTGGCGAGGTCCACTTCCGGATCGAAGCTCACTGGAAACTCGGTGATTTCCCGAACTGGTGGAGCCGGCTCGGATTCCGGATTCTTGGCGAACGATATCGCCATCGCTGGCGACTTCGGGCTCCGGATCGGCTTCGAACGCTCGCAAAATACTCGGGTTCCCCATCGCACTTCGAGGCGGGAATGCTCGCCCATCGAGGCAATCTAGCCCCGCGACGCAGCTCAGATTGA
- a CDS encoding DUF790 family protein, with the protein MLTGNLVRVRVSKNRVIPQYLDRDNSYWLEVAESLLLIFREGVGMTRGEIASEIEAVIGKGMASLVHQGLAKVLEDRAEFEVVADVPPDLLREKVFTAAAEQRKQLAHSSKPGLRDPFRRDEVLDLVSREMGISTDQVVAGMFADLKDENRLLTFGDLSAIALIDRYNVALAQAVLLRSVHLEANVRGEKPARYRQLFRFLKFHRLLYQVKGSMTGGYTFYLDGPLSLFMATNRYGLQMALFLPALLRCADFRVDAELRWGPKRQPRTFHLEASDGLVSHYQESGEYIPSEIKAFLDRFRQVAPDWEVTETTELIDLGREGVWVPDYKFVHLPTGTDVIVEILGFWKRSALDRLLRVLPHHGPPRYLLAISDSMKVDEGAAKDLEGPVLRFKEIPNAREMLALLKGFLPGTQPRSLID; encoded by the coding sequence ATGCTCACCGGCAACCTTGTCCGCGTCCGGGTCTCCAAGAATCGGGTCATCCCGCAGTATCTGGACCGCGACAACAGCTACTGGCTGGAGGTGGCCGAGAGTCTCCTGCTCATTTTTCGCGAAGGGGTCGGGATGACCCGGGGCGAGATCGCCTCGGAGATCGAGGCGGTGATCGGCAAGGGAATGGCGTCGCTCGTTCACCAGGGGTTAGCAAAGGTCCTGGAAGATCGTGCCGAGTTTGAAGTGGTGGCTGATGTGCCGCCCGACCTGCTCCGCGAAAAGGTCTTCACCGCAGCGGCCGAGCAACGCAAGCAGCTTGCTCACTCGTCGAAACCAGGTCTCCGCGACCCGTTTCGACGCGACGAGGTGCTGGACCTCGTGAGTCGTGAGATGGGGATTTCCACCGATCAGGTTGTCGCGGGGATGTTCGCCGACCTGAAGGATGAGAACCGGCTCTTGACGTTTGGCGACCTCTCGGCGATCGCTCTGATCGATCGCTACAACGTCGCGCTGGCTCAGGCGGTCTTGCTGCGATCAGTTCACCTCGAAGCCAATGTACGAGGCGAGAAACCGGCTCGATATCGCCAATTGTTCCGATTCTTGAAATTTCATCGGTTGCTCTATCAGGTCAAGGGGTCGATGACGGGGGGGTATACGTTCTACCTGGACGGCCCCCTGAGCCTGTTCATGGCGACGAACCGCTACGGCTTGCAGATGGCCCTGTTTCTGCCTGCCTTGTTGCGTTGTGCGGATTTCCGGGTCGATGCCGAGCTGCGCTGGGGACCGAAGCGCCAGCCAAGGACGTTTCACCTGGAGGCATCGGACGGGCTCGTATCGCATTACCAGGAGAGCGGCGAGTACATCCCGAGCGAGATCAAGGCGTTTCTGGACCGCTTTCGCCAGGTCGCCCCCGACTGGGAGGTGACCGAAACGACTGAGCTGATTGATCTGGGACGCGAAGGCGTGTGGGTTCCTGACTACAAATTCGTCCATCTTCCAACGGGAACGGACGTGATCGTCGAGATTCTGGGGTTCTGGAAACGATCGGCGCTGGACCGGCTGCTCAGGGTATTGCCGCATCATGGACCACCGCGCTACCTGCTGGCGATCTCTGACTCGATGAAGGTGGACGAAGGGGCGGCCAAGGACCTTGAGGGGCCAGTCCTGCGGTTCAAGGAAATCCCGAACGCCCGTGAGATGCTTGCATTACTCAAGGGGTTTCTTCCAGGGACGCAGCCTCGTTCGCTGATTGATTGA
- a CDS encoding DUF1559 domain-containing protein, which yields MNSLNRRGFTLIELLVVIVIIGVLIAMLLPAVQAAREAARRMQCTNNLKQLGLALHNYEGTLGALPPTLVMTGTSPTSITWTNSIGAHSRILPFAEQGPIFEAINFDIEMYSPANRTATSTRIALFVCPSETDQTFVHERGGEMSVCNYGFCQGDWFNWAGPGSTRKNRSAFGPNQSRRWSEFRDGLSQTLLMSEGKAYQAYYRDCSSRMLQNISGPDDIPPPDADPYTVAPEYRGAGGCAARFEGHSEWPESGVHHAGFTTAWPPNKQIRGGPNNEHEDLDLNSFREKMGGPSYAAITSRSYHPGGVNSLFADGSVRFVKETINGFTWRALGSVAGGEVVSADSY from the coding sequence ATGAATTCGCTGAATCGTCGCGGGTTTACCCTGATCGAGCTGCTGGTGGTCATCGTGATCATCGGCGTGCTGATCGCAATGCTCTTGCCCGCCGTGCAGGCGGCCCGGGAGGCCGCGAGGCGGATGCAGTGCACCAACAACCTGAAGCAACTTGGCCTGGCATTGCACAACTACGAGGGGACCCTCGGTGCTTTGCCGCCGACGCTGGTGATGACCGGGACGAGCCCGACCAGCATCACCTGGACCAACAGCATCGGCGCGCACTCGCGCATCCTGCCCTTCGCCGAGCAGGGCCCGATCTTCGAGGCGATCAATTTCGACATCGAGATGTATTCCCCCGCGAATCGGACCGCCACGTCAACGCGGATCGCCCTGTTCGTCTGCCCAAGCGAGACGGACCAGACGTTCGTCCACGAGCGCGGCGGCGAGATGAGCGTCTGCAATTACGGCTTCTGCCAGGGGGATTGGTTCAACTGGGCCGGCCCGGGCAGCACGCGGAAGAACCGCTCGGCGTTCGGCCCGAACCAGTCGCGCCGATGGTCGGAGTTCCGGGACGGCCTGAGCCAAACGCTGCTCATGTCGGAGGGGAAGGCCTACCAGGCGTACTACCGCGACTGCTCCTCGCGGATGTTGCAGAACATCTCCGGGCCCGACGACATCCCGCCCCCCGACGCCGATCCCTATACGGTCGCGCCGGAGTACCGAGGGGCGGGGGGCTGTGCGGCCCGCTTCGAGGGGCATTCCGAATGGCCCGAATCGGGCGTCCATCACGCCGGGTTCACGACCGCCTGGCCGCCAAACAAGCAGATCCGGGGCGGACCGAACAACGAGCACGAGGACCTTGATCTGAACAGCTTCCGGGAGAAGATGGGCGGCCCCTCCTACGCGGCCATCACCTCGCGGAGTTACCACCCCGGCGGGGTGAACTCCCTGTTCGCCGATGGGAGCGTGCGGTTCGTCAAGGAGACGATCAACGGCTTCACGTGGCGTGCCCTCGGCTCGGTCGCCGGTGGTGAAGTCGTCTCGGCGGATTCCTACTGA